The DNA region GAAGTGTTTTAAGCACttttttggtgttcttaatggTGATATTACGTATGAACCAAGAAAATGGTGGCAGATTAAAAGGAGGATATGGCTGAAAGTATTGGTCCATTATCACTTTCGATGCAATTTTTCCTTGTCCACCGCTAcattttttgtattcttctaCACTCTTCGGCTCCATGTTCTTGCATAAGCGTTCTGAATCTACGTATAGTGGTTCCACCTTATAGCTACCCTTGAACACTTTCATCAacatcattttctctttcttatattttgccTGTCCACAAAAAGCAAGAGAAACCAAAGTGAAATT from Camelina sativa cultivar DH55 chromosome 3, Cs, whole genome shotgun sequence includes:
- the LOC104776484 gene encoding uncharacterized protein LOC104776484 isoform X2; the encoded protein is MKKSKSRKVLKEDGPRQIAKVEKAVSWNLNGRSFAVPISLTVDENRKDFTAKYKKEKMMLMKVFKGSYKVEPLYVDSERLCKNMEPKSVEEYKKCSGGQGKIASKVIMDQYFQPYPPFNLPPFSWFIRNITIKNTKKVLKTLQRWGFSIRNPGVILSTDKYGNTKISPKR